The stretch of DNA CATTTTTTCAGATTTTGATACATGACAAATTTCAAATgagattattgttaatttaacgaaaatgattaaattaactttatttataaagATCAATATGAATCATAGATTTGATGagtaaaatatcatataaagaGTATAACGTACAAATAcgtatattattaaaaaaataattttctaataactaaattttgacaactttattttataatttgaaatgatattttctaagtaactttttattcttttatattctaaaatcatttaaaagatgtCATTTTAggttataagagaaagttgtcaaattATCGTTATCTATGTCATTATGATCTTCTTACACTATGATGGCACCAACTACAGAATGACTCTGGCTCAAGGATTATTCTACTATGGGCTGAGAGATACTTCAGCTACATACTCTGTCAACTTTCTCAACATGGTTCCAATATGCACATTCCTTACCTCTGTCATCTGCAGGTACCACTAACATACCACTCTATTTTCTTCAATCTGCCaaatatcaacaacataaccaccATTAGTTGATGAATCAATGTAGATTCGAGAAATTGGGACTCCACACTTGGGCTGGTAGAACTAAGTGTGCAGGGGCAATTCTGTGTGTTGGTGGAGCATTACTTACCACTCTCTACAAAGGAAAACAATTTTATCTTCATCATCATACTCATCATGCTCAAACCGCTGTTGCAGCACACCCTACCCACATGCTTCAGGGCACTTTCCTCTTGATCTGCAGCTGCTTCTCATACACAGCTTGGTTTCTTGTGCAAGTACATATCTCATACACAATTTTAGATTCTGCCTTAAATTtctcaactttaaaaatatacgaatttaatttttttaaccaattttttgttaaatttatttaatgtttcaaacgGTTTAGTATCATGTTACAGTAATTTCAATAGTTCTGCGAGAAGAAAGGCTTTTACTGTGACTATTTTCCTTCTGAAATTGCTGTATTAAATTCATTAAACAGGTACAATTGCTTAAAGTATTTCCATTGAGGTATTGGGGAACAATGCTATCATGCGTTATAGCAGCAATTCAATCAGGAATCGCAGGTGTCTGCATAGATTCTAGTAAGGCTGCATGGAGATTAGAGTGGAATCTGCAACTGCTCACCATAATCTACTCTGTAATATATTCTTTacaatatttgaaatcaatgaAACACATGAATGAATGAAGATGAAGCTTAGTTCTTAAATGTGATGAAGATTGTGAAGTGattattatttatgtgtttAGGGAGCATTGGCCACTGCTGCTACATTCTGCATATTATCATGGGCTGTTGCAATCAAAGGACCTACTTATCCTCCAATGTTCAATCCCCTCTCTCTTATTTTTGTGGCCTTTTTAGAAGCTTTCATACTTGGACAACCACTAACCTTTGGAACGTATGAATAATATTTCTTAAATGGTTTTACTGCTTCAATTCTGTGTAAAGAGTAGTAACCTTGAACAATGTTGTAGCTTTTGTATGacacagagaaaaaaaaaaacactgatGTATAATGTATGTATACGCAGGTTGTTGGGCATGGTTTTGATCATGGTGGGGTTGTACTCCTTCTTGTGGGGAAAAAGTAATGAGAAAAAGGGCATGACTCAGCAACCAATTGTGGCAGCTGCAGAAGTATCAAATGTCACTGATTTGATTGCTGGCCCAGAATCAACGGCTACAGTAGTGCCAAGTTCTTCACCACTCAATACTATAACTTTAGTATCTGAAACTCCTTACAAaaactgaaaaaagaaaaaaaaaacttcattttaCCTTTTTACATATGTAGGCCTGATAAATCGAtgcttaatataaataaattttgttagcaTCTTATGTCAATTAATTCAAACTTTTATAgacacatatatgtatatattatcaGAGTTGTCATGAAACATATTAAAGAAGAGACTCTTAAGTTATTCTTCAGAACAGGGTAATCAGGACT from Vigna unguiculata cultivar IT97K-499-35 chromosome 8, ASM411807v1, whole genome shotgun sequence encodes:
- the LOC114192981 gene encoding WAT1-related protein At1g44800-like, with the protein product MKKRGLKHCFTSSQVVLSMIMVQGFVTGMQLLSRVILVQGSFIFSLIAYRHIVAAICVAPFALYFERDRTLTFTPKVWFWLFVNALMGMTLAQGLFYYGLRDTSATYSVNFLNMVPICTFLTSVICRFEKLGLHTWAGRTKCAGAILCVGGALLTTLYKGKQFYLHHHTHHAQTAVAAHPTHMLQGTFLLICSCFSYTAWFLVQVQLLKVFPLRYWGTMLSCVIAAIQSGIAGVCIDSSKAAWRLEWNLQLLTIIYSGALATAATFCILSWAVAIKGPTYPPMFNPLSLIFVAFLEAFILGQPLTFGTLLGMVLIMVGLYSFLWGKSNEKKGMTQQPIVAAAEVSNVTDLIAGPESTATVVPSSSPLNTITLVSETPYKN